In Sandaracinaceae bacterium, the following proteins share a genomic window:
- the gyrA gene encoding DNA gyrase subunit A, with translation MAETQKKFPVTIEDEMRKSYLDYAMSVIIGRAIPDARDGLKPVHRRILYSMHEQKVTAGSSYKKSARIVGDVLGKYHPHGDSAVYDALVRMAQDFALRYPLVDGQGNFGSVDGDPAAAMRYTEVRMSRLASELLADIDKETVDFGPNFDESEHEPLVLPSRVPNLLINGSGGIAVGMATNIPPHNLGEIVDATIRLIKNPKLSNDQLMEDDPETGRLGVKGPDFPTAGYIYGRAGIVQAYRTGRGRVVMRARATIEPMPGKGDREMIVVTEIPYQVNKAELLKKIAELVREKRIEGISDLRDESDRDGMRMVIELKRDAHGEIVLNMLYQMTALQSTFGYNCLAIVGQRPKLLDLRTGLLHFIDHRREVVTRRTRFDLRQAVAQRELVEGLGMAVTEIDLVIATIRASQNADEARSALQQLPLKGLEEFVRRAGRPENEIATALARGDYFLTERQAKAILEMRLSKLTGLEREKLAGEYGGLCDTIARLEAILGSEKLLLAVIVDELQEIREKYGDARRTEIVEAEGDLSIEDLVPDEDVVVTVTHRGYIKRVPLSEYRAQGRGGKGLRAMDTRDEDFVKWVHVVNAHAHMLFLSGDGKAFTRRVFEIPQMARTARGRPMVNFVGFEEGEAVAAMVPIRAFVDDGFLLTVTVGGKIKRTALSAYESIRQTGIIGVGIDEGDSLLAARVVTDGQEVLIGTAGGMSIRFSVDDVRPTGRDTRGVRGIELAEGDRVIAMDIVEADATQQVLTVSANGYGKRTPVSEWRLQTRAGKGIIAMDTSERNGELVCLRLVLPEDGLMVITDGGLVIRTRVAEIRETGRNTQGVRVIRLKDGERVVDVEPLAADDEEETDAAGDAGLGEAGDAGDDSLVPGLDTSDDGGSDEGGRGDSGESGDE, from the coding sequence ATGGCCGAGACCCAGAAGAAGTTCCCCGTCACCATCGAAGACGAGATGCGCAAGTCGTATCTCGACTACGCGATGAGCGTCATCATCGGGCGCGCCATCCCGGACGCCCGTGACGGGCTGAAGCCGGTGCACCGCCGCATCCTCTACTCCATGCACGAGCAGAAGGTCACGGCCGGCTCCTCGTACAAGAAGAGCGCCCGCATCGTCGGTGACGTGCTCGGTAAGTACCACCCGCACGGCGACAGCGCGGTCTACGACGCGCTCGTGCGCATGGCGCAGGACTTCGCGCTCCGTTACCCGCTGGTGGACGGCCAGGGCAACTTCGGCTCGGTGGACGGCGACCCTGCGGCCGCCATGCGCTACACCGAGGTGCGCATGTCGCGCCTGGCCTCCGAGCTGCTGGCCGACATCGACAAAGAGACCGTCGACTTCGGGCCCAACTTCGACGAGTCGGAGCACGAGCCGCTGGTACTGCCCAGCCGCGTGCCCAACCTGCTGATCAACGGCAGCGGTGGCATCGCGGTGGGCATGGCCACCAACATCCCGCCCCACAACCTGGGCGAGATCGTGGACGCCACGATTCGGCTCATCAAGAACCCGAAGCTCAGCAACGACCAGCTCATGGAGGACGATCCGGAGACGGGTCGCCTGGGCGTGAAGGGCCCGGACTTCCCCACCGCGGGCTACATCTACGGGCGCGCCGGCATCGTGCAGGCCTATCGCACGGGCCGCGGCCGCGTGGTCATGCGCGCGCGCGCCACCATCGAGCCCATGCCCGGCAAGGGCGACCGCGAGATGATCGTGGTCACCGAGATCCCGTACCAGGTCAACAAGGCCGAGCTGCTCAAGAAGATTGCCGAGCTGGTGCGCGAGAAGCGCATCGAGGGCATCTCCGACCTGCGCGACGAGAGCGACCGCGACGGCATGCGCATGGTCATCGAGCTGAAGCGCGACGCGCACGGCGAGATCGTGCTGAACATGCTCTACCAGATGACCGCGCTGCAGAGCACGTTCGGCTACAACTGCCTGGCCATCGTGGGCCAGCGCCCGAAGCTGCTGGACCTGCGCACGGGCCTGCTGCACTTCATCGACCACCGCCGCGAGGTGGTCACGCGCCGCACGCGCTTCGACCTGCGGCAGGCCGTGGCGCAGCGCGAGCTGGTCGAGGGTCTCGGCATGGCCGTGACCGAGATCGACCTGGTCATCGCCACCATTCGCGCGTCGCAGAACGCCGACGAGGCGCGCTCGGCGCTGCAGCAGCTCCCGCTCAAGGGGCTCGAAGAGTTCGTGCGGCGTGCTGGCCGTCCCGAGAACGAGATCGCCACCGCGCTCGCGCGTGGGGACTACTTCCTGACCGAGCGGCAGGCCAAGGCCATCCTCGAGATGCGCCTCAGCAAGCTGACCGGCCTCGAGCGCGAGAAGCTGGCCGGTGAGTACGGTGGGCTGTGCGACACCATCGCGCGCCTCGAAGCCATCCTGGGCAGCGAGAAGCTGCTGCTGGCGGTCATCGTGGACGAGCTCCAGGAGATTCGTGAGAAGTACGGCGACGCGCGCCGCACCGAGATCGTGGAGGCCGAGGGCGACCTGAGCATCGAGGACCTGGTCCCCGACGAAGACGTGGTCGTCACGGTCACGCACCGCGGCTACATCAAGCGCGTGCCGCTCAGCGAGTACCGCGCCCAGGGTCGTGGCGGCAAGGGCCTGCGGGCCATGGACACGCGCGACGAAGACTTCGTGAAGTGGGTGCACGTGGTCAACGCGCACGCGCACATGCTGTTCCTCAGCGGGGACGGCAAGGCCTTCACGCGGCGCGTGTTCGAGATCCCGCAGATGGCGCGCACGGCGCGCGGCCGGCCCATGGTCAACTTCGTGGGCTTCGAAGAGGGCGAGGCGGTGGCGGCCATGGTGCCCATCCGCGCCTTCGTGGACGACGGCTTCCTGCTCACCGTCACGGTGGGCGGCAAGATCAAGCGCACGGCGCTGTCGGCCTACGAGAGCATTCGCCAGACCGGCATCATCGGCGTGGGCATCGACGAGGGCGACTCCCTGCTCGCCGCGCGCGTGGTGACCGACGGCCAGGAGGTGCTCATCGGCACGGCAGGCGGCATGAGCATCCGCTTCTCGGTGGACGACGTGCGCCCCACGGGTCGTGACACGCGCGGCGTGCGCGGCATCGAGCTGGCCGAGGGCGACCGCGTCATCGCCATGGACATCGTGGAGGCCGACGCCACGCAGCAGGTCCTCACGGTGAGCGCCAACGGCTATGGCAAGCGCACGCCCGTCAGCGAGTGGCGTCTCCAGACGCGCGCCGGCAAGGGCATCATCGCGATGGACACCTCGGAGCGAAACGGCGAGCTGGTCTGCCTGCGCCTGGTGTTGCCGGAAGACGGCCTCATGGTCATCACCGACGGCGGTCTGGTGATTCGCACGCGGGTCGCCGAGATCCGCGAGACGGGCCGCAACACGCAGGGCGTGCGCGTCATCCGGTTGAAGGACGGCGAGCGCGTGGTGGACGTGGAGCCGCTGGCGGCAGACGACGAGGAAGAGACCGACGCGGCCGGCGACGCGGGGCTCGGCGAAGCTGGCGATGCCGGTGACGACTCGCTGGTGCCGGGCTTGGACACGTCGGATGACGGCGGTTCGGATGAGGGCGGGCGCGGCGACTCTGGGGAGTCTGGCGACGAGTAG
- a CDS encoding Glu/Leu/Phe/Val dehydrogenase, with amino-acid sequence MSDAYEFFRVIQGYLDEAAGIVQLPDHVRAILAQPKNELIVHFPVALDNGTMKVFKGYRIQHNNLLGPYKGGIRYHDSVSLDDLKALAAMMTWKCALMDIPFGGGKGGVKFDPGAYSREEVMRITRRFTHALGNNIGPSYDIPAPDVGTNAQTMVWMMDTYMNTLSHADKNALRAVVTGKTLACGGSAGREKATAQGVLHCITEWAREQRFELEGRTAIIQGFGNVGSHAGVLLAKLGVSIVGVGDHTGYLHSGEGFNVHKLQDHVRRNGSIASYDHGVRVTREDFFGIQADIFVPAALENQIGVGEANALRVRLVAEGANGPTHPAAEQILGERGIAILPDVLANSGGVTVSYFEWVQNRNSEKWDLEQVDAKLEARMKRAYGQVRYFSEQRHVGLRTAAYCLALQRLGTAYAERGIFP; translated from the coding sequence ATGTCCGATGCCTACGAATTCTTTCGGGTGATTCAGGGGTACTTGGACGAGGCCGCGGGCATCGTGCAGCTCCCCGACCACGTGCGGGCCATCCTCGCGCAGCCCAAGAACGAGCTGATCGTCCACTTCCCGGTGGCGCTCGACAACGGGACCATGAAGGTCTTCAAGGGCTACCGCATCCAGCACAACAACCTGCTGGGGCCCTACAAGGGGGGCATCCGCTACCACGACTCGGTCAGCCTTGACGACCTCAAGGCGCTGGCCGCCATGATGACGTGGAAGTGCGCGCTGATGGACATCCCGTTCGGTGGCGGCAAGGGCGGCGTGAAGTTCGACCCGGGCGCCTACAGCCGCGAAGAGGTCATGCGCATCACGCGGCGCTTCACGCACGCGCTCGGCAACAACATCGGCCCTTCGTACGACATCCCCGCGCCCGACGTGGGCACCAACGCGCAGACCATGGTGTGGATGATGGACACGTACATGAACACGCTGTCGCACGCCGACAAGAACGCGCTGCGCGCCGTGGTCACCGGCAAGACGCTGGCGTGCGGGGGCTCGGCCGGGCGCGAGAAGGCCACGGCGCAGGGGGTGCTGCATTGCATCACCGAGTGGGCCCGCGAGCAGCGCTTCGAGCTCGAGGGCAGGACCGCCATCATCCAGGGCTTCGGCAACGTGGGGAGCCACGCGGGCGTGCTGCTGGCCAAGCTGGGCGTCTCCATCGTGGGCGTGGGTGACCACACGGGCTACCTGCACAGCGGCGAGGGCTTCAATGTGCACAAGCTGCAAGATCACGTGCGGCGGAACGGAAGCATCGCCAGCTACGACCACGGCGTGCGCGTCACGCGCGAAGACTTCTTCGGTATACAAGCCGACATCTTCGTGCCCGCGGCGCTCGAGAACCAGATCGGGGTGGGCGAGGCCAACGCGCTGCGGGTGAGGCTGGTGGCCGAGGGCGCCAACGGGCCCACGCACCCCGCGGCCGAGCAGATCCTCGGGGAGCGCGGCATTGCCATCTTGCCCGACGTGCTGGCCAACTCGGGGGGCGTCACGGTCAGCTACTTCGAGTGGGTGCAGAACCGCAACTCCGAGAAGTGGGACCTAGAGCAAGTGGACGCGAAGCTCGAGGCGCGCATGAAGCGAGCCTACGGACAGGTGCGCTACTTCTCGGAGCAGCGCCACGTGGGCCTGCGCACGGCGGCTTACTGCCTGGCGCTCCAGCGCTTGGGCACGGCCTACGCGGAGCGCGGCATCTTCCCTTGA
- a CDS encoding type IV pilus twitching motility protein PilT, with product MLRIDFYVQQLMKHQANGVRLVSEMPVTFHFDAGDRQSNKPIDHDLIVEMVREATPPQALQELQSQGRCAFVHDSEAGMRVQVEVRTAGPTAWALLISPARAVRTAPADVESIPFPPAEAQAPLRAPAPAAARAPEAAAPAPRAPAAAPAASGANPHAGKGYIDGGIPDHAAADGLSVTLQPGEPQLNRLLRLMKMVDASDLHLSASVVPMVRKDGEILPLERRAPYSSDEIAKMIEEIIPERSRKEYEETNDADFAHNIPGLCRFRANVFRDRHGVGAVFRQIPFELLSVEKIGVPPKVLDLCWLTKGLVVVTGPTGSGKSTTLSTLIDFINMNRADHIITIEDPIEFVHPNKKCLVNQREIGQHTTGFKRALRAALREDPDIVLVGEMRDLETIAIAIETAETGHLVFGTLHTTSAASTIDRIIDQFPADQQEQIRIMLSESFRGCIAQVLCKKKGGGRVAAYEVLIGTSAVANLIREGKTVQLKSVMQTGRNLGMQTMNDHLLQHVKNDLITPEEAYMKSNDKQLMKSLLQQEGFKVELPAG from the coding sequence ATGTTACGGATCGATTTCTACGTCCAGCAGCTCATGAAGCATCAGGCCAACGGGGTGCGCCTCGTGTCCGAGATGCCGGTCACCTTCCACTTCGACGCGGGCGATCGCCAGTCCAACAAGCCCATCGATCACGACCTGATCGTGGAGATGGTGCGCGAGGCCACGCCGCCCCAAGCGCTGCAAGAGCTGCAGTCGCAGGGGCGCTGCGCCTTCGTGCACGACTCCGAGGCGGGCATGCGCGTGCAGGTCGAAGTGCGCACGGCGGGCCCCACCGCGTGGGCGCTGCTCATCTCGCCAGCGAGGGCAGTCCGAACGGCTCCTGCCGATGTGGAGTCCATTCCGTTTCCCCCGGCCGAGGCGCAAGCGCCACTGCGAGCCCCTGCGCCGGCCGCCGCGCGGGCCCCGGAAGCCGCCGCGCCTGCGCCGCGAGCTCCGGCTGCGGCCCCCGCCGCGAGCGGAGCAAACCCCCACGCTGGGAAGGGCTACATCGACGGCGGCATCCCCGACCACGCCGCAGCCGATGGCCTGAGCGTCACGCTGCAGCCGGGTGAGCCCCAGCTCAACCGCCTGCTCCGCTTGATGAAGATGGTGGACGCCAGCGACCTCCACCTCTCCGCCAGCGTGGTGCCCATGGTCCGCAAGGACGGCGAGATCCTCCCGCTCGAGCGCCGCGCGCCGTACTCGTCCGACGAGATCGCGAAGATGATCGAGGAGATCATCCCCGAGCGCAGCCGCAAGGAGTACGAGGAGACCAACGACGCCGACTTCGCGCACAACATCCCTGGCCTCTGTCGCTTCCGTGCCAACGTCTTCCGCGACCGTCATGGCGTGGGCGCCGTCTTCCGTCAGATCCCCTTCGAGCTGTTGTCCGTGGAGAAGATCGGCGTACCGCCCAAGGTGCTGGACCTCTGCTGGCTCACCAAGGGCCTGGTGGTGGTCACGGGCCCGACGGGCAGCGGCAAGTCCACCACGCTGTCCACGTTGATCGACTTCATCAACATGAACCGCGCGGACCACATCATCACCATCGAAGACCCCATCGAGTTCGTGCACCCGAACAAGAAGTGTCTGGTGAACCAGCGCGAGATCGGTCAGCACACCACGGGCTTCAAGCGTGCCCTGCGCGCCGCCCTGCGTGAGGACCCGGACATCGTGTTGGTGGGTGAGATGCGCGACCTCGAGACCATCGCCATCGCCATCGAGACGGCGGAGACGGGTCACCTCGTGTTCGGCACGCTGCACACCACCAGCGCCGCCAGCACCATCGACCGCATCATCGACCAGTTCCCGGCGGACCAGCAGGAGCAGATTCGCATCATGCTGAGCGAGTCCTTCCGCGGCTGCATCGCGCAGGTGCTCTGCAAGAAGAAGGGCGGCGGGCGCGTGGCGGCCTACGAGGTGCTCATCGGCACCAGCGCCGTGGCCAACCTCATCCGCGAGGGCAAGACGGTGCAGCTCAAGAGCGTCATGCAGACCGGCCGCAACCTGGGCATGCAGACCATGAACGACCACCTCCTGCAGCACGTGAAGAACGACCTCATCACGCCCGAAGAGGCCTACATGAAGTCCAACGACAAGCAGCTGATGAAGTCCCTGCTGCAGCAAGAGGGCTTCAAGGTGGAGCTGCCCGCAGGCTGA
- a CDS encoding AI-2E family transporter, with protein MPQRKNAPTLPRAVYVLLGILLVGYGVWVLRTVFTPLFFAFFIAYMLDPLVDRFEARGLPRGAGIAILLGGTLLAMTIGLLLVMPGIVQEFVGFAQALPAKLQDWMARAEPVLRDLGVPVPHTIDEALASFQVDAREVASNAVTPVSSALRWIVGGTASVFSAVAAGLMVPVFAFYLLYDFDRIVAAAGDLVPYRHRHTVYHMARDVDDVLGHWVRGQFLVMIALGALYALVFTLAGVPLAIPIGILAGLLSFIPYAGGALGLGLALLTCAVEGRIWPNMGYVVVAFGVVQLVEGFLITPKLVGDKVGLSAVVVLVALMVGNELFGFLGVLMAVPGAAVAKIFVMRGAAAYRASAMFGTPSDAPAPVSPVVAAVLAEGESESESEAVSVAAAEAESVAESEAVAESEAVAVAESEAVAVAVAGRGGRGREPEGR; from the coding sequence ATGCCTCAGCGAAAAAATGCGCCGACACTACCCCGCGCGGTCTATGTGCTGCTGGGCATCCTGCTCGTCGGCTACGGCGTGTGGGTCCTGCGCACGGTGTTCACGCCGCTGTTCTTCGCGTTCTTCATCGCCTACATGCTGGACCCGCTGGTGGACCGCTTCGAAGCGCGCGGGCTGCCGCGCGGGGCGGGCATCGCCATCCTCCTGGGCGGCACGCTGCTGGCCATGACCATCGGGCTGCTGCTGGTGATGCCCGGCATCGTGCAGGAGTTCGTGGGGTTCGCGCAGGCGCTGCCGGCGAAGCTGCAAGACTGGATGGCGCGCGCGGAGCCCGTTCTGCGGGACCTGGGCGTGCCGGTCCCCCACACCATCGACGAAGCGCTGGCCAGCTTCCAGGTGGACGCGCGCGAGGTGGCCAGCAACGCGGTCACGCCCGTCTCGTCAGCGCTGCGCTGGATCGTGGGTGGCACGGCCTCGGTGTTCAGCGCGGTGGCGGCCGGGCTGATGGTGCCCGTGTTCGCGTTCTACCTGCTCTACGACTTCGACCGCATCGTGGCCGCCGCAGGAGACCTGGTGCCCTATCGGCACCGCCACACCGTCTATCACATGGCGCGCGACGTGGACGACGTGCTGGGCCACTGGGTGCGCGGGCAGTTCCTGGTGATGATCGCGCTGGGTGCGCTCTACGCGCTGGTGTTCACGCTGGCCGGCGTGCCGCTAGCGATCCCCATCGGCATCCTGGCGGGCCTGCTGTCGTTCATTCCGTATGCCGGTGGCGCGCTGGGCCTCGGGCTGGCGCTGCTGACCTGCGCCGTGGAGGGCCGCATCTGGCCCAACATGGGCTACGTGGTGGTGGCCTTCGGCGTGGTGCAGCTGGTGGAGGGGTTCCTGATCACGCCCAAGCTGGTGGGCGACAAGGTGGGGCTGAGCGCCGTGGTGGTGCTGGTGGCGTTGATGGTGGGGAACGAACTGTTCGGCTTCCTGGGGGTGCTGATGGCGGTGCCGGGTGCGGCGGTGGCGAAGATCTTCGTGATGCGTGGCGCGGCGGCGTACCGCGCGAGCGCGATGTTCGGGACCCCGAGCGATGCGCCAGCGCCGGTGTCGCCGGTGGTGGCGGCCGTGCTGGCGGAGGGCGAGTCCGAATCCGAATCCGAGGCCGTGTCCGTGGCGGCGGCCGAGGCCGAGTCCGTGGCCGAGTCGGAGGCCGTGGCCGAGTCGGAGGCCGTGGCCGTGGCCGAGTCGGAGGCCGTGGCCGTGGCGGTGGCCGGTCGCGGAGGCCGTGGCCGGGAGCCGGAGGGGCGCTAG
- a CDS encoding TetR/AcrR family transcriptional regulator, with protein sequence MGRPTKSKPELGDARQRLLEAARHLIRAKGYAATSVDDLCGAAHVTKGAFFHHFASKEALGVAAARAWQESTSKLFAEAGYHAVADPRDRVLAYVALRRALVDGPFSEFTCLAGTLVQETYDSSPAIRSACAESILGHSESLTPDMQAALIACGMQDHVSAQSLARHTQAVIQGAFVVAKAAHDPELARESLDHLERYLRLLFSHPASAGAHP encoded by the coding sequence ATGGGACGGCCCACCAAGAGCAAGCCCGAGCTCGGCGACGCACGACAGCGCTTGCTGGAAGCGGCGCGGCACCTGATTCGTGCCAAGGGCTATGCCGCGACGAGCGTGGATGACCTGTGCGGTGCGGCCCACGTCACCAAGGGAGCGTTCTTCCATCACTTCGCGTCCAAGGAGGCGCTGGGAGTCGCCGCCGCGCGCGCCTGGCAAGAGTCGACGTCGAAGCTCTTCGCGGAGGCGGGCTATCACGCCGTCGCCGATCCGCGTGACCGTGTGCTGGCGTACGTGGCGCTGCGCCGAGCGCTGGTCGACGGTCCGTTCTCCGAGTTCACGTGCCTCGCGGGCACGCTGGTCCAAGAGACGTACGACAGCTCGCCCGCCATTCGCAGCGCCTGCGCCGAGAGCATCCTCGGCCACAGCGAGTCGCTCACGCCCGACATGCAAGCGGCGCTCATCGCGTGCGGCATGCAGGACCACGTGTCCGCTCAGAGCCTCGCCCGCCACACCCAGGCGGTCATCCAGGGGGCGTTCGTCGTGGCCAAGGCCGCCCACGATCCCGAGCTGGCGCGCGAGAGCCTGGACCACCTCGAGCGCTACCTGCGCTTGCTGTTCTCGCACCCTGCATCGGCCGGAGCCCATCCATGA
- a CDS encoding GMC family oxidoreductase has protein sequence MADGSPKNPRGFRFGSDDAALVRAIAEAVTPEGRSVRAADETTVRDVERVLDGIGADAGVGYVAMLRALDLAAVPVAGARLRELDVRTRLRAIDTIAGSVATHAMVRIATAPIKIAQVIHADFPAALGGRTGLDVLPVQAEKHAWDERVMDAGTLPDGETIEVDTVIVGTGAGGAPLAHALASRGHAVLMLEVGGFLDRRSFGGRPIERAMRFQHSNLSIGNTVIVVPTGKSVGGTTTVNSGTCFRTPADVMRRWRFEDGITGVDPATMAPFFERVEAMLQVGPNERKHLGTIADIVARGADALGWSHEALHRNAPDCDGQGVCCFGCPTDAKRSTNVSYVPAALQKGAMLVHHARVEEVLLASGRAVGVVARATHGNEGRVRVLAKSVVLSGGALHTPALLLKLGLANSSGLVGHGLTVHPAGSVHAFFDEEVRGWEGVPQGYGVDEFASEGIRFEGASLPIDIAAPTLPAIGARWTEFVDRYDHVATFGYMIADSSRGRVVLGPQGKPQILYVMNDYDRRRMLRGQALLSRLFLAAGAREVLPSVQGVDSLRSVKDVEALEAMSDSIGAHRLDLSAYHPLGTCRMGSDPRRSVVSGSNETHDVSGLFVVDGSTVNGPLGVNPQVTIMAMSERAAGFVERRIERGVEPRIVRVALPEVEFTETMSGTCTFAGAGTPSDAAFTVRCSAPDKQQFFRRLRDAEGGCLALDGTATIAGLATERPCTGTLRMFPKKRIGTLVYDLDFTGDDGARYHLHGQKSVSPTTVLSGMTTLRTEIARADTGVPVATGTLRFWLRDFLPWLATFRFRARRARITALASGR, from the coding sequence ATGGCAGACGGCTCCCCCAAGAATCCGCGTGGCTTTCGCTTCGGCTCCGACGACGCCGCGCTCGTCCGCGCCATCGCGGAGGCCGTGACGCCCGAGGGGCGCAGCGTGCGTGCTGCGGACGAGACCACCGTGCGCGACGTGGAGCGCGTGCTGGATGGCATCGGCGCGGACGCCGGTGTGGGCTACGTGGCCATGCTTCGTGCGCTCGACCTGGCTGCCGTGCCCGTAGCGGGTGCGCGCCTGCGTGAGCTCGACGTGCGCACGCGGCTGCGAGCGATCGACACCATCGCGGGGTCCGTCGCAACCCACGCGATGGTGCGCATCGCCACGGCCCCCATCAAGATCGCGCAGGTCATCCACGCGGACTTCCCGGCCGCGCTCGGCGGTCGCACCGGCCTCGACGTCTTGCCCGTGCAGGCCGAGAAGCACGCGTGGGACGAGCGCGTGATGGACGCCGGCACGCTGCCCGACGGCGAGACCATCGAGGTGGACACCGTGATCGTCGGCACGGGCGCGGGTGGCGCGCCGCTGGCCCACGCGCTCGCGAGCCGCGGCCACGCGGTGCTCATGCTCGAGGTGGGAGGCTTCCTCGATCGGCGCAGCTTCGGTGGCCGTCCCATCGAGCGCGCCATGCGCTTCCAGCACTCGAACCTGTCCATCGGCAACACGGTCATCGTGGTGCCCACCGGCAAGAGCGTGGGGGGCACCACCACGGTCAACAGCGGCACGTGCTTCCGGACCCCTGCCGACGTCATGCGCCGCTGGCGCTTCGAGGACGGCATCACGGGCGTGGACCCGGCCACCATGGCGCCGTTCTTCGAGCGCGTGGAGGCCATGCTGCAGGTGGGGCCGAACGAGCGGAAGCACCTCGGCACCATCGCCGACATCGTGGCGCGCGGTGCCGACGCGCTGGGCTGGTCGCACGAGGCTCTGCACCGCAACGCGCCGGACTGCGACGGACAGGGCGTGTGCTGCTTCGGCTGTCCGACGGACGCGAAGCGCTCCACCAACGTGAGCTACGTGCCGGCGGCCCTGCAGAAGGGCGCCATGCTGGTGCACCACGCCCGCGTCGAAGAGGTGCTGCTGGCCAGCGGGCGCGCCGTGGGCGTAGTGGCCCGTGCCACGCACGGGAACGAGGGCAGGGTGCGTGTGCTCGCGAAGAGCGTGGTGCTGTCGGGCGGCGCGCTCCACACGCCCGCGCTGCTCTTGAAGCTGGGCCTCGCCAACTCGAGCGGGCTCGTGGGCCACGGGCTCACGGTGCACCCCGCCGGCTCGGTCCACGCCTTCTTCGACGAGGAGGTGCGCGGCTGGGAGGGCGTGCCGCAGGGCTATGGCGTGGACGAGTTCGCGAGCGAAGGCATCCGCTTCGAGGGCGCGTCACTGCCCATCGACATCGCAGCGCCCACGCTGCCCGCCATCGGCGCGCGCTGGACCGAGTTCGTGGACCGCTACGATCACGTGGCCACCTTTGGGTACATGATCGCGGACTCGTCGCGCGGCCGCGTGGTGCTTGGCCCCCAGGGCAAGCCTCAGATCCTGTACGTGATGAACGACTACGACCGGCGCCGGATGCTGCGCGGGCAGGCGCTGCTGTCGCGTCTGTTCCTCGCGGCGGGCGCGCGTGAGGTGCTGCCCAGCGTCCAAGGCGTGGACTCGCTGCGCTCCGTCAAGGACGTGGAGGCGCTCGAGGCCATGTCGGACTCGATCGGCGCGCACCGGCTGGACCTCTCGGCGTACCACCCGCTCGGGACCTGCCGCATGGGCAGCGATCCACGTCGCTCGGTGGTCTCGGGCAGCAACGAGACGCACGACGTGTCGGGGCTCTTCGTGGTGGATGGCTCCACGGTGAACGGGCCGCTGGGCGTGAACCCGCAGGTGACCATCATGGCCATGAGCGAGCGCGCCGCCGGCTTCGTGGAGCGGCGCATCGAGCGCGGGGTGGAGCCGCGCATCGTGCGCGTGGCCCTGCCCGAGGTGGAGTTCACCGAGACCATGAGCGGGACGTGCACCTTCGCGGGCGCGGGCACACCGAGCGACGCGGCGTTCACCGTGCGCTGCTCCGCCCCCGACAAGCAGCAGTTCTTCCGCCGCTTGCGAGATGCCGAGGGCGGCTGCCTCGCCCTCGACGGAACGGCCACCATCGCGGGGCTCGCCACGGAGCGCCCCTGCACCGGCACCCTCCGCATGTTCCCGAAGAAGCGTATCGGCACGCTGGTCTACGACCTCGACTTCACGGGCGACGACGGCGCGCGCTACCACCTACACGGGCAGAAGAGCGTCTCGCCCACCACGGTGTTGAGCGGCATGACCACGCTGCGCACCGAGATCGCGCGTGCGGACACCGGCGTCCCCGTCGCCACCGGCACGCTCCGCTTCTGGCTGAGAGACTTCCTCCCGTGGCTCGCCACGTTCCGATTCCGCGCCCGCCGCGCCCGCATCACGGCTCTCGCGAGCGGCCGCTGA
- the traF gene encoding conjugal transfer protein TraF, producing MTVLAVTDATFEREVLASELPVLIDLYADWCQPCKQLSPIVAAVAAELAGVVKVVKIDIERSPGVAQMFRVQSIPMLVVMQRGRPVAAEQGVLTKPQLLEMLAPFLPQAATALKPAELAQLIKQGQVVPVDVRDERSFGRFRVPGAVNVPVDAVAARIAELAPTDGRLRVLYSRTEDDAKRLAEELGQQGVEVGYLSGGFLHWEADGLEVERG from the coding sequence ATGACCGTTCTCGCCGTCACCGACGCGACCTTCGAGCGCGAAGTGCTCGCCTCGGAGCTGCCCGTCCTCATCGACCTCTACGCGGACTGGTGCCAGCCGTGCAAGCAGCTGTCGCCCATCGTGGCCGCCGTGGCCGCCGAGCTCGCCGGCGTGGTGAAGGTGGTCAAGATCGACATCGAGCGCAGCCCGGGCGTGGCGCAGATGTTCCGCGTGCAGAGCATCCCCATGTTGGTGGTCATGCAGCGCGGGCGCCCGGTGGCGGCCGAGCAGGGCGTGCTCACCAAGCCGCAGCTGCTGGAGATGCTGGCGCCGTTCCTCCCGCAGGCCGCCACCGCGCTCAAGCCCGCCGAGTTGGCGCAGCTCATCAAGCAGGGCCAGGTCGTCCCGGTGGACGTGCGTGACGAGCGCAGCTTCGGCCGCTTCCGCGTCCCGGGCGCCGTCAACGTGCCCGTCGACGCCGTGGCCGCGCGCATCGCGGAGCTGGCGCCCACCGACGGCCGCTTGCGCGTCCTCTACTCGCGCACCGAGGACGACGCCAAGCGCCTGGCCGAGGAGCTGGGTCAACAGGGCGTCGAGGTGGGCTACTTGTCTGGCGGCTTCCTCCATTGGGAGGCCGACGGGCTCGAGGTCGAGCGCGGGTGA